One region of Miscanthus floridulus cultivar M001 chromosome 19, ASM1932011v1, whole genome shotgun sequence genomic DNA includes:
- the LOC136526452 gene encoding F-box/LRR-repeat protein At3g03360-like, whose amino-acid sequence MAYQLRGGGGVAPDLNPLPPEGGEQAPPPAAEVDRISSLPEKARLRILSFLPLKAAVKLGMVSNRWSHLVNTPQWPCDSILAIHIRPATQGPCGCLVPTHIRSDQIMPLLANELGRRGRGPGHRLLRFFLKVDDAQTRPDDFYSLLDYAADCDVEDFYVDAGLGPPEVSFNFQRASHRLLRLVLFGVGVNEAHRRPMSQVRSINTLEVITIENTSLGDLELKWVLLLCPRLRTLVLRNCRVLTCVDVTAASERLVRLTVAECPQVDKISVSAAALGLHSFRYIGDLLRSVALPPTCFGDLRICFTKATLVDPMQYHNWLDALPNLSNLVNLTICSNALKIMSALRNRENFQTQVAKLSNLQNLRELRLVLYRMNTLMLSHTYGFLRMCRCSRLRNLFLELPKARTDSFVDAVNGLAEEPAMDGFESLVKVKINNFQWQCIEIELVHFLFRKARSLQKLILVAPRGTNPERDQSGNAIFPDLNLLCLEKAPANVELYYRKEIRCL is encoded by the exons ATGGCGTACCaactccgcggcggcggcggagtcgCCCCGGACCTGAATCCGCTGCCTCCAGAAGGCGGTGAGCAGGCGCCTCCCCCGGCGGCGGAGGTGGACCGCATCTCGTCGCTGCCGGAGAAGGCGCGGCTGCGCATCCTGAGCTTCCTCCCGCTCAAGGCGGCGGTGAAGTTGGGGATGGTCTCCAACAGGTGGTCGCATCTCGTGAACACTCCACAGTGGCCGTGCGACTCCATCCTCGCGATCCACATCCGCCCCGCGACGCAGGGGCCGTGCGGCTGCCTCGTCCCCACACACATCCGCTCCGACCAAATCATGCCGCTGCTGGCTAACGAGCTGGGCCGCCGCGGCCGGGGCCCGGGCCACCGCCTCCTCCGCTTCTTCCTCAAGGTCGACGACGCCCAGACGCGCCCCGACGACTTCTACTCCCTCCTCGACTACGCCGCCGACTGCGACGTAGAGGACTTCTACGTCGACGCGGGGCTGGGGCCGCCCGAGGTATCGTTCAACTTCCAGCGGGCGAGCCACCGCCTCTTGCGCTTGGTGCTCTTCGGCGTCGGCGTCAACGAGGCCCATCGTCGACCTATGAGCCAGGTCCGCTCCATCAACACGCTcgaggtcatcaccatcgagAACACCAGCCTCGGCGACCTCGAACTCAAATGGGTACTCCTCTTGTGCCCCCGCCTGCGCACCCTCGTCCTGCGCAACTGCCGCGTCCTCACCTGCGTTGATGTCACGGCTGCAAGCGAGCGCCTGGTGAGGCTCACCGTCGCGGAGTGCCCCCAGGTCGACAAAATCAGTGTCAGCGCCGCCGCCTTAGGCCTCCATTCCTTCCGCTACATCGGCGACTTGCTCCGGTCCGTGGCCCTCCCTCCAACCTGCTTCGGGGATCTCCGCATCTGCTTCACGAAAGCGACACTTGTCGACCCGATGCAGTACCACAACTGGCTCGATGCACTCCCAAATCTCTCCAACCTCGTCAACCTCACCATATGCAGCAATGCTCTCAAG ATTATGTCTGCCTTGCGTAACAGGGAAAATTTCCAGACCCAGGTGGCCAAGTTGAGTAACCTGCAGAATTTGAGAGAGCTGCGGCTGGTCTTGTATAGAATGAACACCCTCATGCTATCCCACACGTATGGATTCCTCAGGATGTGCCGCTGTTCTCGGCTGAGAAATCTCTTCCTGGAG CTCCCAAAAGCCAGAACTGATTCCTTCGTGGATGCTGTCAACGGGTTGGCCGAAGAGCCAGCGATGGATGGCTTCGAGAGCCTTGTGAAGGTAAAGATAAACAACTTCCAGTGGCAGTGCATTGAGATTGAGCTGGTGCACTTTTTGTTCAGAAAGGCCAGGTCCCTCCAGAAGCTGATACTAGTTGCTCCCAGGGGGACAAATCCAGAAAGGGATCAGTCAGGCAATGCCATTTTCCCAGATTTAAACCTGCTGTGTCTCGAAAAAGCTCCAGCGAATGTGGAG ttgtactaccGCAAAGAGATCCGTTGTCTATAA